The nucleotide sequence AGACTTCTTTATCGTCATTATGCAAGCACAACAAGATTAGGGGATAAAAGCCTAAAACTTATAAAGATGATGATATAATATAAAGGTCTGTAACATGTCAGTATTGCACTTATAACGTAGTAACTGACCCTGCATATCAAGAGAGCGTGCTGCAGCTTTCAGTCTAAAAAAATGCATTGTTAGAAAGGAAGCATCACTGACAACCAGTCAATATAAATACATGCTGAGCTCTAATTTTTCTACTTGTAAAAACACTAGAAACAACACTGATCTTATGTGGGCCTGTTAGATATAatttagaaaaaacacaaatacatcaGCGGATGGGAGGGGCCAGAGCTGTGGCCTGCATTACATCCCCCAAAGCTGCTGACGTCTCAGGTAGTGACATGTCTCAGCCTGTTTCAAGAGAAACAGGACTAAATGGAGGAAACCTCAGAGTACACACTGTGTAAATATTCTGTTAGTGCAGCACAGATAAACAAATCTGAAATTTACAGTCCTATATGATGCCGTCTGTCATTATGTGTCTTATTTATGCTGAATTAGACTAAATCTACTTGTGGGTACAAATAAAGGAACCTGAAGCCGATCCTCAAGTGTATAAATGTTTTCCATGGTCGGACGGTCTGTGACAGTAAAGCTCAGTTCTTATTACAGAGTGAATGTGATCAGTGTTTGGAGCAGGTGATCATGCTTGTGTAGCTCTGACCAGACAGACGATATCAGTTAAAAACCTCACAGAGAGAATCTACAGCACTGAGGGGCGAAAAACAACCGATTAGCCGACTGTAACTCAATCATTAACTGATTTAGACACAGTCATAAATGAAGCTACATACTGTATCCAGTATCATCTGGACAAAGTAGTATTTGACAGTGTCTGtcaaaaaaaaagctgtgagtAACTCTGAATATTTACCTTCTTTATCAACGGTTTAATAcaacaaaactgaaataaactttaaattttaactCGCTCTGCTCCTGATGAGCACGTATGtgttagagagaaaaaaaatggatcCATGTGATCAAGAGAAAGTATTTTTCCAAAGAGAGCTGAGAATATCCCAGCCGTCATGAAACTATTCTACGAAAAGTCTTTCTAATTTTAAATAAGCTCATAGTGCTAAACCATATACTATATACcagggccgtgcagagatgTTTATAGAggcgggtgctcaaagttaaaaaggggcacattgaaccaggctgaataacaacaacacacattcatcaagaatctaatatgggatcgcatcatactatatcactgttgtgaggcaaagcaaacgtagcctatgttttacctgatacaatgttgctgttgaggggtttctgctgctcctgctgctgatagtgctggagggcagggctgtgctgatctgagactgtagatattaaaaagtccataggagagatggAAGCTGATTAAACATGTgtcatgagataataacaaaatgcaaagattggtgacagcgcttggaaccataaggcaacaaaaaactgtgagaaataaattagactctgcctgtgaatcactctttgcttctcttcctccttcatctcctctatcactctccacttgctgtccatctgagaacaaggcacaaactgctattgcaataaactattatttaattatccacacctAACAACTCCTgcacttaatctataataaaatgatgacagaaaaatgttagaCAAGCAAACATTCcagttgtgcttattattatttttatactggaatacgtctccaacaactggtacatgtgttaatgttacctgtgctctttgtaatccagctgctgagggatccACTGCCTTTAGTAGCCTCACGCAGCTCCTACTGattcctcctcatgtccttaccagccatgtctggacaatgttatagcattagtaataatttaaaaaatccatatacataaaacacacacgtgcatacacacacagtgacattttagaccttcttcagaatactgtatatactgtgggcacaagtttccatcatggtgctgatccagaatccttcccttattatgtattactagagctacaataataaagcaatgaggaaaaaaagtaataaatatgaaataatgtatttattatgATTCCATTCACAAAGTAAAATATAAGtcctgtaacttactttaaaactaaatatgttccctaaaacgtTGGACAGAGCTACAGAGCAGAaagtctgatgaaggcctctacaagtgtgacatcagcggtcatggagagtctccatccagctggatcactgtcacaggtgacacactcacctgtctgtgtttctgcagctttcaacattcacatgtgacgacaacttaatgactgtgtttgctttattttagacaaacgcaccaccacacctccacctacatccacacctcctcCTACATACACCAGTGTCTTccagcgcaattcttagcatattttggttcccgCAACTGGTCCGtcaggttattgtctccccagaagcACTCCcctgtgcttttggaaatcagttttttccCATTTCCGTTTtaatttttcctatttctgttgtgttttgtgtggtttagcagcgtttttcttattgctgttgttttcttaagttgcagtctgtttggcctctcagggccaccgtagttATCTGAGTTATTATCACCCCACTGTGCGATGAAAGCAGTCTGGTCGTTTTCCTCAGATCTATGACATCAACAAGGAATTTTCTCCCACAGAACAGCTCCTTCCTGGATATTTTCCGTTTTTCAGACTGTTCTCTATCAACTCTGGAGATGGTTGTGATAATGCGAATAGATTAACAGTTTGtgaaacactcagaccagcctACTGGCACAAACAACCATCCTAAGTTCAAAGTCACTTGCATCATCTTTCTTCTTGATTCAGATTCTTATCAATCAGGTTTCTTGATAATGACTAGGTACCAAAATTTATGAGCTGCTGTCATGTGACTGGCTGTTTGGTTACTGATATAAATCCTCAACCTACCTACTGCCATGGGACTGTGCAGGCAGCGGAGGTACAGCTGTACTCATAAATTTATATAACCTGGCATAAACTTTGTGATTTGGGGGATATTTTTCAGAGAATatgagaaaaaatacaaaatcttTTATTTCAAACGTGGTTATGTTTGCCCTTTTCAAACATAGTGACATCAGAAAACACCTAAATGATGCCAATCAAAAGATTAAATACCTTGGAAGTTTTGGCATGATAACACACAggttcacacacacaggtctAAATGACTATTATCGTAACCATCCTTACCTgccatttgtttgtgtgtgttatcaaAAGTCAGTGAGGATGGTCTTCAGACAGACCGGTAAATGTTTATGTGGTTGATGAAATCAGAGACAAAGAGACCGCAAAAGAATTATCAGAGAATTTGTAGAAGAAAGTTTAACTTTATGAAACAGTAAAAGGATATTTAAAGATATCCCACAAGTGAAAACATCAGTCAGCAATGTCCAAACTCTAATTATGAAGTGGAAAATTAGCAATTCTGTAGAAACCAAGCCTCAGTAAGTGTAGGCCAAAAAAATTTCAGCCACGGCTGCCAGAAAAATGTTTGGGATGAAAAGAACCCACAAATAACTTCAGCTGACATAGAGGACAAAAACTGACTGTAGCTGTGTTACGTCCCTACAAATGAGGTCTGGGGGAGGGGGTGGGGAGACAGTAACAAACAGGTTCAGAACAGAATGAAAAAGAAACCAGACAGAGGTGTTTAGCATATAATATGGTTTTCAAGATGCACAAAAAAGAGGCGCTTCAAGAAAAATGGGCTGCATGGCCAAGCCGCTAGAATAAACTTTTACTACATTAATGTCACAAAGCAGCTTGTTTACAAGATGCCAAACAGCTCAGTGACGAGGACAACTGTATGTGTTTTTCAGaggtgtttaaaaaacaaatattattctatatatttttttttgttttgatttgtttgtcTGACTTTGGTAATCAATTTGTTACTAATGatgtgacatcactgttttctatttctgctaaaaatacaAGGCAGCAGAGGAGAGACTGCATGGGTTTACTACCACAGTATAAATGTAAGGATGTTATGTTAACTACTGACATGTACTTATGTTGTTGCTGATGAAGCCTGCATATCTTCCCTCTCACTGGTGCTAACATAAAACctataatataaaaatgtgacacagcaacatcaggatGCCAAGAACctcattttgtcattttgacatgtaaaaaaaaaaacctgtgagctgacagaacaaacaaaactttatttacaaagttcaCACAAACAAAGACTCGTTTATGATAACATTTATGATAACCATCATCTGATGGAGAATAAGCTCAGAGCTGATGCTCAGTAGTCACCTCGGCAATATCATCATAGTCCTCACAGAGTCTCTCATCAGCATTAGTTTCTGTTGCCAAGAAGATGGTGGGGTCATTTCCTGTAATATGAGGTTATCAGACATATTTAAATGAGGCAAAAGCAATCGAGCTTAGTAAATAATCAAGGATACTTAAGAAGTTACCTTTGGCTCTGCGTCGATATAAAGACACCATGAGGAGAGTGGAGATGAAGTATGGACAGATCACCACCAGGTGACAGACCAGTCTCAGCGTGGTGGAGTAAGAGGGCAAAGATGTGGCTGGGGGCATGTTTGAAGAGGTGGTGGGCGAAGTTGTGGTTGTAGGTCTACCTGCAGAGACTTCTGTTCAGTGAATATATGGACCAAAGAAGGTGAAATGAGTGTGAAGCTcctcacctgtgacagtgatccagctggatggagactctccatgaccgctgatgtcacacttgtagaggccttcatcagacctggaaacatgctggatggtcatgtgacctgtaggctgcttcctgatgagggagccatctttatagaaagcagctgggaggttggagggagtggtctttgtttcacagagcagagtgacgtcatctccctccatcacagggaggacaggactctgcaggatcactgatccacctcaacacagagacaaactacagcatttcatccatttacacacagcttcatcaacactaactccacacactcagcttaccagtgactgtcaggttaaccatgttactgatgggaccctctctggactcacaccagtaaactccactgtctaAGGTAAAGATGTAGCTCATGTTACAGGAGGAACCAGCTCCTTCtccccacccatctccacactgagtcctctgttgtttgcttgtgtttctcctcagagtccatccagcagagctgtcgtcctcctcacagctcagagacacaaagtctccttcaaagaactgagagctgcagggactcacagtcagacgagctgtgaaGAGAATATTTAGTAATTtaatttacataaaataaatgatGTGACTCTACTTCCTTTGTTTATGAGGGTCAAATATTTAGCAGGCTGAAGTGATGAGTTTCTGCATGATTATCATGTCATGCTACACCAAAGCTTAAAAAAGGACTCTTAGTGAGGTTTAGTTCATGTCAGGttcaaactgtgacagaagaaggttactgaccttggtttgttttgcagctcagcagtgagatcagaactaaagagaaaagaCACTCAGGCTGTTTTGAGTTTGACATTTAACTAAACAGGAGTAAAAACAAATCCACCAGACTGTGAAGAACACAgacatcatgtttttatttgtttgtttgttttctcagtgGTGCACTGATGAGTGGAGAAAGGATGaaactgttttctctttaatgtCCCAAACACAGACATTTGTGCTGGATTAGAATGCTGTAATCTGTTAATATCAGCAGTGACACAATGTAAAGCAGATTATTTACTAGAGTAGTTAACGGAAATTCTTCACTATATTcaagtctccaaaagttgaatctgttcatctggacgtagcgttttgtgggagaaacatttcgtcactcatccaagtgacttcttcagtctcagctgactccaggtttccccaaaccttataaacagtacatttgcataatgactgaaaccagcccactgaaggaacaatgggctgtgaggtcagttccttaatcataattatgcaaattcccatgaccattgatcaacaaccactgaccaaaacccactgatcaaagaacactgatcaatggccatgagtaccattcactgagagttggggaatggctgcaatcacagcattgtaagatggcgaaagatgtacccttaggccccctcctcgattcagagatggtctttcccttttcacgtaaatggcctccttgactccgcgctcaaaccagcgttcctccctgtccaggatgtgtacatcctcatcgttgaaagagtgtccactggcctgtaggtgtaaatacactgcagagtcctggcctgatgaggttgctcttctgtgttgtgccatccgcttcgctagaggttgtttggtttccccgatgtataaatcctggcaatcctcctggcacttaacagcgtacactatgttactctgtttgtgtcgggggacccgatccttgggatggaccagtttttggcgcagcgtgttttggggtttaaaagccacagagacccggtgtttagaaaaaattcgtctcaactgttccgatactcctgacacatatgggatcactacaggttttcgcctgggcagcggttgtccttctctcctggatcggctggagctttctttaggtgccttcccagcttttgtcacaacacagaagagcaacctcatcaggccaggactctgcagtttatttacacctacaggccagtggacactctttcaacgatgaggatgtacacatcctggacagggaggaacgctggtttgagcgcggagtcaaggaggccatttacgtgaaaagggaaagaccatctctgaatcgaggagggggcctaagggtacatctttagccatcttacaatgctgtgattgcagccattccccaactctctgtgaatggtactcatggccattgatcagtgttctttgatcagtgggttttggtcagtggttgttgatcaatggtcatgggaatttgcataattatgattaaggaactgacctcacagcccattgttccttcagtgggctggtttcagtcattatgcaaatgtactgtttataaggtttggggaaacctggagtcagctgagactgaagaagtcacttggatgagtgacgaaacgtttctcccacaaaacgctacgtccagatgaacagattcaacttttggagatttactttcctggatgattgagaatgcatcaagactaTATTCAAGTATTTCTTTGTATTGCAGCTTTCTACTTGAGCTTTGCCGCATCTTGGATTCAAACATTGTACTCCACACtatttattttacagatttTATTACGATCTGTTGTTATATTATTAGAGATGAAGTTACTGAGCAGTCTCTTTTTCATTGAAACATTTGTATAGGAGGCAGGATAAGAATAAGTCTTTGTTCTAATACTTTCTgatatttacaaaagtaaagcGTTTAAAACTTATTTTACCACTTTCTAAAGTAGTTTAACACAAATGGTGTTTAAACCACTTTGAATGTCATGCATCTGTATGAGGGCTGAACATAAAACTGTAAATCCATATGTCTATGTCAGTTTTCtgcactgtatttatttattgtaaaatATTCTGATTTCCTGTTGACCCTCTTCCTTCTTGTTGGTGTTCTTGATCAAAACTCATCTACTGCTCTCCTATTCTAATCCAACCTAAATGTTTGAGATGAAGAAACAACAGATTGTCATAAATAATCATCACAGtaaaaaactgtgatttttttgaGATGTCTGTCCATACTGAGATGAAGTATGGACAGAACACCACCAGGTGACAGACCAGCCTGATCACTAGATGGAGGGTGGTGGAGGAAGGGGGCAAAGCAGAGGTAGGGGGCATATTTGTAGAGGTTGTGGGCGAGGTTGTTATTGTAGGTCTCCCTGCAGAGAGAACCCCACATGTTCAGTGAATATGTGGATGAAATAAAAGGTGAAATCAGAGTGAAGCTcctcacctgtgacagtgatccagctggatggagactctccatgaccgctgatgtcacac is from Pelmatolapia mariae isolate MD_Pm_ZW unplaced genomic scaffold, Pm_UMD_F_2 NODE_ptg000463l+_length_45643_cov_1, whole genome shotgun sequence and encodes:
- the LOC134623189 gene encoding uncharacterized protein LOC134623189 produces the protein RLTVSPSSSQFFEGDFVSLSCEEDDSSAGWTLRRNTRKQQRTQCGDGWGEGAGSSCNISYIFTWDRGVYWCESREGPISNMVNLTVTGRPTITTSPTTSTNMPPTSALPPSSTTLHLVIRLVCHLVVFCPYFISVILQSPVLPVMEGDDVTLLCETKTTPSNLPAAFYKDGSLIRKQPTGHMTIQHVSRSDEGLYKCDISGHGESPSSWITVTGRPTTTTSPTTSSNMPPATSLPSYSTTLRLVCHLVVICPYFISTLLMVSLYRRRAKGNDPTIFLATETNADERLCEDYDDIAEVTTEHQL